A genome region from Lucilia cuprina isolate Lc7/37 chromosome 3, ASM2204524v1, whole genome shotgun sequence includes the following:
- the LOC111684941 gene encoding putative sodium-dependent multivitamin transporter, producing MAQFGPWDYTILAIVLIISAGIGVYYRLTGGKQKTAKEYLLADRGMGITPVAFSLTASLMSAVTILGVSAENYQYGTQFVLINIAYILATPFAAYLILPVFYRLKTASVYEYLEQRFGYATRLYASLAFSVQTALYMGIVLYAPALALEAVTGLNIVFSILIVGLVCTFYSTLGGMKAVLITDIFQSVLMFASVFAIIICAGIKAGGLGPIWETAREGGRLEFFNFSVDPTHRHTFFTQIIGGLGVYLSLYGVNQVQVQRLLSVKSLKASANSLWWSLPVLMVLSFTTCFSGLCMYYYYKGCDPLLEGRINSRDQLMPLFVIDTMGHIPGLSGLFVSGIFSGSLSSISSAISSLSAVTMEDYIKPWVAYRKKKELTDARTTFYTKILNLIYGGVCLGIAFMAGSIGGLLQAALSIFGIVGGPLLGLFTLGMYIQKANQKGAITSLTIGLAISFWIGFGQPKPPIPLLPLDTDSCPASPTSLITDIFTSNLLETVKAEEEPHYFYLYRISYMWYAVIGFLITFILGIFFSWLYELLGWDLNDALYTDASRTIIKSDLFVPPIAKRIRKKQMPLVVVTATSSEIGNNNSRTPSFVEEENATPGLSKSFTNSTELTDISSREDISQKMENLDKSNGSRGSMDIIPEEQAAANNKKA from the coding sequence ATGGCTCAATTTGGCCCCTGGGATTATACTATCCTAGCTATAGTACTCATCATATCTGCTGGAATTGGTGTttattatcgtttaaccggtggCAAACAAAAAACCGCTAAGGAATATCTTTTGGCAGATCGTGGCATGGGCATAACACCCGTTGCTTTCAGTTTAACAGCCAGTTTAATGTCGGCTGTTACCATATTGGGTGTATCGGCGGAAAATTATCAATATGGCACACAATTTGTACTCATCAATATAGCCTATATCTTGGCCACACCCTTTGCTGCCTATTTAATACTACCTGTCTTCTATCGCTTAAAAACGGCCAGTGTTTATGAATATTTGGAACAGAGATTTGGTTATGCCACTAGACTATATGCTTCACTGGCCTTTTCCGTACAGACTGCCTTATATATGGGCATAGTTTTATATGCTCCCGCCTTGGCTTTGGAAGCGGTTACTGGTTTGAATATAGTCTTTTCCATATTGATTGTAGGTCTGGTGTGTACTTTCTATTCTACTTTGGGTGGCATGAAGGCGGTTTTGATTACGGATATCTTTCAATCGGTTCTTATGTTTGCCTCTGTTTTTGCTATTATTATATGTGCTGGCATTAAGGCTGGTGGCTTGGGACCCATATGGGAGACTGCTCGAGAAGGTGGACGTTTGGAATTTTTCAACTTTAGTGTGGATCCTACTCATCGTCATACATTCTTTACCCAGATTATAGGCGGCCTGGGTGTTTACTTATCTTTATATGGTGTTAATCAAGTTCAGGTTCAAAGATTGCTCTCTGTTAAATCTTTGAAAGCTTCTGCCAATTCTTTATGGTGGAGTTTGCCAGTTTTAATGGTTTTAAGTTTTACCACCTGCTTTTCGGGTCTGTGCATGTACTATTACTACAAGGGATGTGATCCTTTACTAGAGGGACGTATTAATTCTCGTGATCAACTTATGCCTTTATTTGTGATAGACACCATGGGTCATATACCCGGCTTATCGGGACTTTTTGTATCCGGCATCTTCTCCGGCAGTTTGTCTTCTATATCCTCGGCTATATCATCTTTATCTGCAGTAACCATGGAGGATTATATCAAACCCTGGGTGGCTTATCGTAAAAAGAAGGAACTAACTGATGCCAGAACTACTTTTTacaccaaaattttaaatttaatttatggtGGTGTATGCTTGGGCATAGCTTTCATGGCTGGTTCGATTGGTGGTTTATTGCAAGCAGCTCTTAGTATATTTGGTATAGTTGGAGGCCCTCTTTTGGGTTTGTTTACCTTGGGCATGTACATCCAGAAAGCCAATCAAAAGGGTGCCATTACTAGTCTCACCATAGGTTTAGCCATATCCTTTTGGATTGGTTTTGGACAACCTAAACCTCCTATTCCCTTGCTACCTTTGGATACTGATAGCTGTCCTGCCTCTCCCACTTCTTTAATAACTGACATCTTTACCTCTAATCTCCTGGAAACGGTAAAAGCTGAAGAGGAACCTCACTACTTTTATCTCTATCGTATTTCCTATATGTGGTATGCTGTTATAGGTTTCCTTATAACCTTTATTTTGGGCATTTTCTTCTCTTGGTTATATGAGCTACTAGGCTGGGATCTTAATGATGCCCTGTACACAGATGCCTCAAGGACCATAATCAAAAGTGATCTATTTGTGCCACCCATAGCTAAACGTATACGTAAAAAGCAAATGCCTTTGGTGGTGGTAACAGCCACTAGTTCGGAAATTGGTAATAATAATTCTCGCACACCCAGTTTTGTAGAAGAGGAAAATGCTACACCCGGTTTAAGTAAATCTTTTACTAATTCTACCGAATTAACTGATATATCCAGTAGGGAAGATATATCAcagaaaatggaaaatttggATAAATCTAACGGCAGTAGGGGTAGTATGGATATAATACCTGAGGAACAGGCTGCAGCAAATAATAAGAAAGCTTAA
- the LOC124418722 gene encoding nuclear RNA export factor 1-like: protein MPKPRGGQRQQYNSGGSSGSRFQALNDYQNDHDDRDNDGRKKERNNTRRVSFKPSALQKQGGIKSRLAEMAVRNRLEDDEDMDGLTTNTLYEDRRNSRRKGSPIPKGKFGQSRKLAPSQFGWYQVSMTYKNQIR from the exons atgCCAAAACCCAGAGGTGGACAACGTCAACAATATAATAGTGGTGGCAGCAGTGGTTCACGTTTTCAAGCCCTAAATGACTATCAAAATG atcATGATGATAGAGACAATGATGGCCGTAAAAAAGAACGTAATAACACCAGAAGAGTTAGTTTTAAGCCTTCGGCCTTGCAAAAACAAGGCGGCATCAAATCTCGTCTGGCGGAGATGGCCGTACGCAATCGTTTGGAAGATGATGAGGATATGGATGGTTTGACAACAAATACTTTG TATGAAGATCGTCGCAACTCCCGCCGTAAGGGTTCACCTATACCCAAAGGCAAATTTGGCCAGTCCCGTAAATTAGCACCTAGTCAATTTGGATGGTATCAAGTGTCG ATGACCTACAAAAATcaaattagataa